In one Prosthecochloris aestuarii DSM 271 genomic region, the following are encoded:
- a CDS encoding PDDEXK nuclease domain-containing protein produces the protein MSKENELIEVSDTLLSELRGMIASARKQVAQVTNTALVMLYWQIGKRIHHEILDEKRAEYGRQIVASLGRQLASEFGAGFGEKNLRRMIQFAVAFHDEKIVAALQRQLSWTHFKALIPIKDPLKRDFYAEMCRIERWSSRTLLNKMDSMLYERTAISKKPEDVARSELASLRSEGQLTPDLVFRDPYILDFLGLKDRFLEKDLEEAILREIETFLLELGNGFAFLGRQTRILIDSDDFYLDLLFFHRGLKRLIAIELKLGDFKAEYKGQMELYLRWLAKNEQQPGEKPPLGLILCAGKKAEQIELLELGKSGIHVAEYLTALPSRELLQQKLHTAIEISRTRLESSEGDRP, from the coding sequence ATGAGCAAAGAGAATGAACTCATTGAGGTATCCGATACCCTGCTTTCCGAGCTGCGGGGCATGATTGCCAGCGCTCGTAAGCAGGTTGCGCAGGTGACCAACACGGCGCTGGTCATGCTCTATTGGCAGATCGGCAAACGGATCCACCATGAGATTCTCGATGAGAAGCGTGCGGAGTACGGTCGGCAGATTGTCGCCTCGCTGGGGCGACAATTGGCTTCTGAGTTTGGGGCCGGTTTTGGTGAGAAGAACCTTCGCCGGATGATCCAGTTTGCTGTAGCTTTTCACGATGAAAAGATTGTCGCCGCACTGCAACGACAATTGAGCTGGACTCACTTCAAAGCACTCATTCCTATCAAAGACCCTCTGAAACGCGACTTCTACGCCGAAATGTGCCGTATCGAGCGCTGGAGCTCACGAACTCTCCTGAACAAGATGGACTCCATGCTCTATGAGCGCACTGCAATTTCAAAAAAGCCAGAAGATGTTGCGCGATCTGAACTTGCGTCCCTCCGTAGCGAGGGCCAACTCACCCCCGATCTTGTTTTTCGAGATCCCTACATCCTCGATTTTCTCGGCCTCAAAGACCGTTTTCTCGAGAAGGACCTTGAAGAAGCCATCCTTCGCGAAATCGAAACCTTTCTCCTTGAACTCGGTAACGGTTTCGCATTTCTCGGGCGTCAAACCCGCATTCTGATCGACTCTGACGACTTCTATCTCGATCTCCTCTTCTTCCATCGCGGCTTGAAACGCCTTATTGCCATTGAGCTTAAGCTCGGGGACTTCAAAGCGGAATACAAGGGTCAGATGGAACTCTATCTTCGCTGGCTTGCTAAAAACGAACAGCAACCGGGCGAGAAACCGCCACTCGGGCTGATCCTTTGCGCAGGTAAAAAGGCAGAACAAATCGAACTGCTCGAACTCGGCAAATCCGGCATCCATGTGGCTGAGTATTTAACAGCATTGCCATCACGCGAGCTGCTTCAGCAGAAACTCCATACCGCTATCGAAATATCACGGACCAGACTGGAAAGCAGTGAAGGAGACCGGCCATGA
- the alaS gene encoding alanine--tRNA ligase, which yields MNSRDIRQSFLDYFSAKGHKIVRSAPVIPAEDPTLLFTNAGMNQFKDVFLDKGSRPYSRAVDTQKCMRASGKHNDLEDVGRDTYHHTFFEMLGNWSFGDYYKKEAIAWAWELLTDVWKLPKDRLYATVYKDDEESFLIWQQETDIDPDHIMKFGDKDNFWEMGETGPCGPCSEIHIDLTDDSSGAPLVNAGDYRVIELWNLVFIQYNRMADGSLDPLPKKHVDTGMGFERVTAVLQGKRSNYDTDIFYPLFEAITEVTGVTYNASLDGEQDIAMRVIADHARALTFAITDGAMPGNEGRGYVLRRILRRALRYARKLDSREPMIYKLVGVIARTMGDVFPELQQQQETVQKIVKSEEESFLSTLDRGMEIFGDITKAVKADNGKEIKGEDAFRLYDTYGFPIDLTRLMAAEVGLDIDEKGFDVCMQEQKTRARMDRKEKQLAASETGEWLWLETPSPTVFVGYETLESDARIVGVKVVGDQLQLVLDRTPFYAESGGQTGDRGVIEAEGYSVEVVDTQKDGDMTVHIAATVQDRHTGEQIDPAAIDFSASVAVQVSVDRQSRLATERNHTATHLLHAALRKVLGKHVQQKGSLVGPDRLRFDFSHFEKVSARELQLVEAEVNERIREAGELVKHADIPYEEALEKGALAFFGDKYADLVRVVEVPGVSIELCGGTHVSNVGRIGLFKIVSESSVAAGIRRIEALTGKAAEELLWNEYQELQQIRQLLKAHPDEGVAVKVQALLEEKKTLGKQVQDMQLSVLLDKALQQLDSSEEINGCRIFTMHVPDAGADDLKSLGQYLHDRIGCGAGLLASESEGKVSLVAFAGPQAVRQCGVNAGDLVKKAAQEVQGGGGGKPGFATAGGRNPAGLTKAFETFTAALQAVLQ from the coding sequence ATTTTTCCGCGAAAGGCCATAAAATCGTTCGTTCGGCGCCGGTGATTCCGGCTGAGGATCCAACCCTCCTGTTTACCAATGCGGGAATGAACCAGTTCAAGGATGTCTTTCTTGACAAGGGTTCCAGGCCATACAGCCGCGCGGTCGATACACAGAAGTGTATGAGAGCTTCGGGAAAGCATAACGATCTGGAAGATGTAGGGCGTGATACCTATCATCATACCTTTTTTGAAATGCTCGGCAACTGGTCTTTCGGGGACTACTACAAGAAAGAAGCCATTGCATGGGCGTGGGAGCTCCTGACCGACGTCTGGAAACTGCCGAAAGATCGCTTGTACGCAACGGTCTACAAGGATGATGAGGAGAGCTTTCTCATCTGGCAGCAGGAGACCGATATCGATCCTGACCATATCATGAAGTTCGGCGATAAAGATAATTTCTGGGAGATGGGGGAGACCGGACCGTGCGGACCCTGTTCCGAGATTCACATTGACCTGACCGATGACAGCTCTGGTGCTCCTCTCGTCAATGCCGGTGATTACCGGGTGATAGAACTCTGGAACCTGGTGTTCATCCAGTACAATCGCATGGCTGACGGATCTCTCGATCCGCTGCCGAAAAAACATGTCGATACCGGAATGGGTTTCGAACGTGTCACGGCAGTGCTTCAGGGGAAGCGTTCCAATTACGATACCGATATTTTTTACCCTCTTTTCGAGGCTATAACGGAGGTTACCGGGGTTACCTACAACGCCTCGCTTGACGGGGAGCAGGATATCGCCATGCGGGTGATTGCAGATCACGCACGAGCATTGACGTTTGCTATCACCGACGGTGCTATGCCGGGTAATGAAGGGCGAGGTTACGTGCTTCGCAGGATTCTCCGGCGCGCATTGCGTTACGCAAGAAAGCTGGACAGTCGTGAGCCGATGATCTACAAGCTTGTCGGCGTGATTGCCCGGACGATGGGGGATGTTTTCCCCGAGTTGCAGCAGCAGCAGGAAACCGTGCAGAAAATTGTGAAATCCGAAGAGGAGAGTTTCCTTTCCACTCTTGACCGGGGTATGGAGATTTTTGGTGACATCACGAAGGCCGTCAAAGCTGACAACGGTAAAGAGATCAAAGGCGAGGATGCTTTCAGGCTTTACGATACCTACGGTTTCCCGATTGATCTTACCCGATTGATGGCAGCTGAAGTAGGTCTGGATATCGATGAAAAGGGTTTCGATGTCTGTATGCAGGAGCAGAAAACCCGCGCAAGGATGGATAGGAAAGAAAAACAGCTTGCTGCGAGTGAGACAGGTGAGTGGCTCTGGCTGGAAACACCCTCTCCGACAGTTTTTGTCGGCTACGAAACGCTTGAAAGCGATGCCCGTATTGTCGGGGTCAAGGTGGTCGGAGACCAGTTGCAGCTTGTACTCGACCGCACCCCGTTTTATGCAGAAAGCGGCGGACAGACCGGCGACAGGGGAGTGATCGAGGCTGAAGGGTATAGCGTCGAGGTTGTCGATACCCAGAAAGATGGAGACATGACCGTTCACATTGCCGCAACAGTGCAGGATCGCCATACCGGCGAGCAGATCGACCCTGCAGCCATTGATTTTTCGGCATCTGTTGCTGTTCAGGTTTCGGTTGATCGCCAGAGCAGGCTGGCGACAGAACGGAACCATACCGCGACTCATCTGCTGCATGCAGCACTGCGGAAGGTGCTCGGCAAGCACGTTCAGCAGAAAGGTTCGCTGGTCGGACCCGACAGACTGCGTTTTGACTTCAGCCATTTCGAGAAGGTTTCTGCGCGCGAGCTTCAGCTTGTTGAAGCTGAAGTTAACGAGCGAATCAGGGAGGCCGGTGAACTGGTGAAGCATGCCGATATTCCCTACGAGGAGGCACTGGAAAAAGGTGCGCTCGCATTTTTTGGCGATAAATATGCCGACCTCGTCCGGGTTGTCGAAGTGCCGGGCGTGTCGATCGAGCTTTGCGGCGGGACGCATGTCAGCAATGTTGGCAGGATAGGCCTTTTCAAGATTGTCAGCGAATCATCGGTTGCCGCCGGGATCCGCCGTATCGAAGCCCTGACCGGCAAGGCAGCTGAGGAACTGCTCTGGAACGAGTACCAGGAACTCCAGCAGATCCGTCAGCTCCTCAAGGCGCACCCCGATGAAGGGGTCGCTGTGAAGGTGCAGGCGCTGCTTGAAGAGAAAAAAACGCTCGGGAAACAGGTTCAGGATATGCAGCTCTCCGTGCTGCTCGACAAAGCGCTTCAGCAGCTCGATTCTTCCGAAGAGATCAACGGCTGCAGGATTTTTACCATGCACGTTCCTGATGCCGGTGCTGACGACCTGAAGAGCCTCGGGCAGTACCTGCACGACAGGATCGGGTGCGGCGCGGGGCTCCTGGCTTCGGAATCGGAGGGGAAAGTTTCTCTTGTCGCGTTTGCAGGTCCACAGGCCGTCAGGCAATGCGGCGTCAACGCCGGAGATCTCGTCAAAAAAGCCGCTCAGGAGGTGCAGGGCGGCGGCGGTGGAAAACCCGGATTCGCCACAGCCGGAGGGAGAAACCCTGCCGGTCTTACGAAAGCTTTTGAAACCTTCACGGCTGCTCTGCAGGCCGTGCTGCAATGA
- a CDS encoding type I restriction-modification system subunit M — MVNNNGNRKSLESWIWEAACSIRGAKDAPKYKDYILPLIFTKRLCDVFDDELNRIAAEVGSRKKAFQLARADHKLVRFYLPLIPDDPEQPVWSVIRKLSDRIGEGVTTYMRAIARENPLLQGIIDRVDFNATTHGQRDLDDDRLSNLIEAISTKRLGLDDVEADIIGKSYEYLIRKFAEGGGQSAGEFYTPPEVGTIMSRALQPEQGMEIYDPTCGSGGLLVKCEIAMEEQRREIKEGGHSCPPLHSELNGYPLCNGGLENPPSFAPLKLFGQEYIPETWAMANMNMIIHDMEGQIEIGDTFKNPKFRNKQGKLRTFDRVVANPMWNQDWFTEADYDNDELDRFPAGAGFPGKSSADWGWVQHMHASLNDTGRAAIVLDTGAVSRGSGNAGTNKEKNVRKWFVDNDIIESVLYLPENLFYNTTAPGIVLFLNKAKPEDRKSKVFLVNASRIFEKGDPKNFIPDEGIKRIVDTLIGWKEEEKLSRIVDHAELKKNDYNISPSRYIHTGEAETYRLIPEIVKELNAIEEEARETDKALRNILKQLGVDV; from the coding sequence ATGGTCAACAATAACGGTAACAGGAAATCCCTGGAATCGTGGATCTGGGAGGCTGCCTGTTCGATTCGTGGTGCCAAGGATGCGCCCAAATACAAGGACTACATTCTCCCGCTTATTTTTACCAAGCGCCTCTGCGATGTCTTCGACGACGAGCTGAACCGCATTGCCGCCGAGGTTGGTTCGCGCAAGAAGGCATTCCAGCTCGCGAGAGCTGACCACAAGCTGGTTCGTTTCTATCTTCCGCTTATCCCCGACGATCCAGAGCAGCCTGTCTGGTCGGTTATCCGCAAGCTCTCCGACAGGATAGGCGAAGGTGTTACCACATACATGCGGGCCATCGCGAGAGAAAATCCGCTCCTGCAGGGCATCATCGACCGTGTTGATTTTAACGCTACCACTCACGGGCAGAGGGACCTTGACGACGATCGGCTGTCTAATCTTATCGAGGCGATCAGTACCAAACGACTCGGGCTCGACGATGTCGAAGCTGATATTATCGGCAAGAGCTACGAGTATCTGATTCGCAAGTTTGCCGAAGGCGGCGGCCAGAGCGCCGGCGAGTTCTACACACCACCCGAAGTCGGCACCATCATGTCGCGGGCGCTCCAGCCTGAGCAAGGCATGGAGATCTATGATCCCACCTGCGGTTCAGGCGGCCTCCTCGTGAAATGCGAGATCGCCATGGAGGAACAACGAAGGGAGATAAAGGAGGGCGGACATTCCTGTCCGCCATTACATTCTGAACTCAATGGTTATCCACTATGTAATGGCGGGTTGGAAAACCCGCCCTCCTTTGCCCCGCTGAAACTGTTTGGCCAGGAGTACATCCCTGAAACATGGGCTATGGCGAACATGAACATGATTATCCATGACATGGAGGGCCAGATCGAGATTGGTGACACCTTCAAGAACCCCAAATTCCGCAACAAACAGGGTAAACTCCGCACCTTCGACCGCGTCGTCGCCAATCCCATGTGGAACCAGGACTGGTTCACCGAGGCCGACTACGACAACGATGAACTCGACCGCTTTCCCGCCGGGGCCGGTTTTCCCGGCAAATCCTCCGCCGACTGGGGCTGGGTGCAGCATATGCATGCCAGCCTGAACGACACCGGTCGTGCTGCTATCGTTCTCGACACCGGGGCAGTCTCCCGCGGATCGGGCAATGCAGGTACCAACAAGGAAAAAAATGTCCGCAAGTGGTTCGTCGATAACGACATCATCGAAAGTGTTCTCTATCTGCCCGAGAACCTTTTCTACAATACCACCGCTCCGGGAATCGTGCTGTTTCTGAACAAGGCGAAACCGGAAGACCGAAAAAGCAAGGTCTTTCTGGTCAACGCCAGTCGGATCTTCGAAAAAGGTGACCCCAAGAACTTCATTCCGGACGAGGGCATCAAGCGCATCGTCGATACCCTCATCGGGTGGAAGGAGGAGGAAAAGCTCAGCCGCATCGTCGATCACGCCGAGCTGAAGAAGAACGACTACAACATTTCCCCCAGCCGTTACATCCACACCGGAGAAGCCGAAACCTACCGGTTGATTCCTGAGATCGTCAAGGAACTCAACGCCATCGAAGAAGAGGCCAGAGAAACAGATAAAGCCCTGCGCAACATCCTCAAGCAGTTGGGGGTGGATGTATGA
- a CDS encoding 4Fe-4S dicluster domain-containing protein has protein sequence MLVLDCFFGRCEKPSCDGCLFKPVRSLRLFLKSRSMERFEEDSVDTEEAWKKEVASLIGSKAPDSKPSSAKRKKRLLAPREEIPWFPTINPDLCNGCADCKVLCKPGVFEPGPPDPEGIHRPKFLVAHPYQCIVLCDRCVPICTSGAIKLPPKEDFEKFVEYVD, from the coding sequence ATGCTTGTACTTGATTGTTTTTTCGGACGGTGTGAAAAACCTTCCTGTGATGGCTGCCTCTTCAAGCCCGTCCGTTCCCTGCGGCTTTTTTTGAAGTCGCGTTCTATGGAAAGGTTTGAAGAGGATTCCGTCGATACCGAAGAGGCCTGGAAAAAAGAGGTGGCAAGCCTCATCGGCAGCAAGGCCCCTGATTCGAAGCCGTCTTCGGCGAAACGCAAAAAGCGGCTGCTCGCACCGAGAGAAGAGATTCCCTGGTTCCCCACCATCAATCCCGATCTCTGCAACGGCTGCGCCGACTGCAAGGTTCTCTGCAAGCCCGGCGTCTTTGAACCCGGCCCTCCCGATCCCGAAGGAATCCATCGCCCCAAATTTCTTGTCGCCCACCCCTACCAATGCATCGTCCTCTGCGACCGCTGCGTGCCCATCTGCACCTCCGGAGCGATCAAACTCCCACCGAAAGAGGATTTCGAGAAGTTCGTCGAGTATGTGGATTGA
- a CDS encoding restriction endonuclease subunit S — translation MSNFQRGADIPVRHSEGNGYPEYNGGLENPPSVERDSESGRDMRDWKKTTVGKVSTGFLSGGTPSTSRADYWKGEIPWITSKWLGDKLELTTGEKFVSEEAIKNTATKIVPKDSIIFATRVGVGKVGINRIDLAINQDLAGVLIDNENYDIKFLAYQLGIDSIQQYVAMNKRGATIKGITRDCLEQIQLNIPPLPEQKKIAHILSTVQRAIEAQERIIQTTTELKKALMHKLFTEGLRNEPQKETEIGLVPESWEVCKVGDVAKIQSGGTPSRDVPENWRDGTIPWVKTGEINYCVIKDTEEKITPTGLANSAAQLFPTGTLLMAMYGQGITRGKVGLLGIEAATNQACASIIPIDQDQISSVFLYYFFEFQYENLRQLGHGANQRNMSAGLIRGFPLSFPKFEEQAAMIAAFESLDKKRYFHERKRTQFQGLFRTLLHELMNAKTRVHQLNSPAA, via the coding sequence ATGAGCAATTTTCAAAGGGGGGCGGACATTCCTGTCCGCCATTCAGAGGGCAATGGCTATCCGGAATATAATGGCGGGTTGGAAAACCCGCCCTCCGTTGAAAGAGATTCTGAAAGTGGGCGGGATATGAGGGATTGGAAGAAAACTACAGTTGGTAAGGTTTCCACTGGATTTCTCAGTGGCGGAACTCCAAGTACCTCGCGGGCTGATTACTGGAAAGGAGAGATTCCTTGGATTACGAGTAAATGGCTCGGTGACAAACTGGAACTCACAACTGGGGAGAAATTTGTTTCCGAAGAAGCGATCAAAAACACTGCGACCAAAATCGTCCCAAAAGACAGTATCATTTTTGCAACTCGGGTTGGTGTTGGAAAAGTCGGCATCAACCGGATCGACCTCGCCATCAATCAGGATCTCGCAGGCGTTCTGATCGATAACGAGAACTACGACATCAAGTTTCTTGCATACCAGTTAGGGATCGACTCGATTCAACAATACGTCGCGATGAATAAGCGAGGAGCGACAATCAAAGGGATCACGCGAGACTGTCTTGAACAGATTCAGCTCAACATTCCCCCACTCCCCGAACAGAAGAAAATCGCGCACATCCTTTCGACGGTGCAACGGGCGATCGAAGCGCAGGAGCGGATCATTCAGACCACAACCGAACTGAAAAAGGCCCTCATGCACAAGCTTTTCACAGAAGGGCTTCGCAACGAACCGCAGAAAGAAACCGAGATTGGGTTGGTGCCGGAGAGTTGGGAGGTCTGCAAAGTTGGAGATGTTGCGAAGATCCAAAGTGGTGGAACACCCTCGCGTGATGTGCCTGAGAATTGGCGTGATGGAACCATTCCGTGGGTCAAAACAGGAGAGATCAACTACTGTGTGATAAAAGACACTGAAGAGAAGATTACCCCAACAGGATTAGCTAATTCTGCCGCTCAGCTATTTCCTACAGGAACCTTATTAATGGCAATGTATGGCCAAGGCATCACTCGTGGGAAAGTAGGATTACTCGGCATTGAGGCTGCCACGAATCAAGCGTGTGCGTCCATCATTCCTATTGACCAAGATCAAATTTCTTCGGTCTTCCTTTATTATTTTTTCGAATTTCAATACGAAAATCTGCGACAGCTTGGACATGGCGCAAACCAAAGGAATATGAGTGCTGGATTGATTCGTGGTTTTCCGCTCTCGTTCCCGAAATTTGAAGAACAGGCGGCTATGATAGCCGCGTTTGAATCACTTGATAAGAAACGATATTTCCATGAGCGAAAACGAACCCAGTTTCAAGGCCTATTTCGTACACTCCTTCACGAACTGATGAACGCGAAGACTCGAGTGCATCAACTCAACAGCCCTGCAGCATAA
- a CDS encoding SIR2 family NAD-dependent protein deacylase, producing MNVHNPDQYMASLRQIIAQGRKRIGLIVGAGAPVGIKKPDADEPLIPAVEGLTKIVLLVLKEKYGATLDGIEAELEIPNIENILSRVRSLAGVIGQATVHGLSGSGFKELGDAICTEIGKIVNQDLPPGLSPYTELVAWITGADRPHPVEIFTTNYDLLFEQALERSKTPYFDGFSGTNEPFFDPSSVASNDLPSRWARLWKLHGSLGWTTNAKGEVIRAGQRHATHLVFPEHLKYDQTQKAPYSALFDRLRAFLMTPDTLLIATGFSFADAHISARIDECLAANPTASVFAFQFKNLGDESHAAEIAMRRSNMSVYSPDQALINGVAAPWRPGNPPNRDWHFVRDSYWSNGCEGTAGRFELGSYDRLARFFASSGSTQYAPEPPAEVADEEPKPA from the coding sequence ATGAACGTTCACAATCCAGACCAGTATATGGCGAGCCTGCGCCAGATCATCGCCCAAGGCAGGAAACGCATTGGCTTGATCGTTGGAGCAGGTGCGCCGGTCGGCATCAAGAAGCCCGATGCGGACGAGCCGCTGATTCCAGCAGTTGAGGGTTTAACCAAGATCGTTCTTCTGGTGCTGAAGGAAAAGTATGGAGCAACTCTCGACGGCATTGAGGCTGAGCTAGAAATCCCGAACATCGAGAACATTCTATCTCGGGTTCGCAGTCTCGCAGGGGTGATTGGCCAAGCTACCGTTCATGGGCTCAGCGGTAGTGGATTCAAAGAACTTGGAGATGCAATTTGCACTGAAATTGGGAAGATTGTAAACCAGGATCTCCCGCCAGGGTTGTCTCCCTATACCGAACTTGTGGCATGGATCACAGGCGCAGATCGTCCGCATCCTGTCGAGATTTTCACAACCAACTACGACTTGCTATTTGAACAGGCCCTCGAACGGTCGAAGACGCCATACTTCGACGGGTTCTCGGGCACAAATGAACCGTTTTTCGATCCTTCTTCTGTAGCAAGTAATGACCTTCCTTCTCGTTGGGCTCGTTTGTGGAAGCTCCACGGCTCACTCGGTTGGACCACCAACGCGAAGGGGGAGGTGATTCGCGCCGGACAAAGGCATGCAACCCATTTGGTCTTTCCGGAACACCTCAAATACGATCAAACTCAGAAGGCTCCGTATTCCGCGCTCTTCGATCGGCTTCGCGCTTTCTTGATGACTCCAGACACTTTGTTAATTGCCACAGGGTTTTCATTTGCCGACGCGCACATTTCAGCAAGAATCGACGAGTGCCTAGCGGCGAATCCAACCGCAAGTGTGTTTGCTTTTCAGTTCAAGAATCTGGGCGACGAAAGCCACGCAGCCGAGATCGCGATGCGTCGCTCAAACATGAGCGTCTACTCTCCAGATCAAGCACTAATAAACGGAGTCGCGGCACCTTGGCGTCCTGGCAATCCACCCAACCGAGATTGGCATTTCGTTCGCGATAGCTACTGGTCGAATGGATGCGAAGGCACCGCCGGGCGCTTCGAATTGGGGAGTTATGATCGGCTTGCCCGCTTCTTTGCATCTTCTGGATCAACTCAGTATGCGCCGGAACCGCCTGCTGAAGTAGCGGATGAAGAGCCGAAACCCGCATGA
- a CDS encoding helicase HerA-like domain-containing protein, with the protein MKIQPTLLGHVGAVSGAKISVRQSPAVASGISIIGGKSYKIGQVGSFVRIPQGYNDLYGLVSEAGANATPDALLGSASGGSERWITVQLVGEIMGTSFERGISQYPNVNDEVHLVTESDLEAIHGVEEQGQVVVGRLASADGIPVKLDLDKLVTRHSAVLGSTGSGKSTTVASLLRSIVSGADGSDAGFPSSRILLLDIHGEYSHALSDVAKVFRISPEANQTQLHIPFWALDPNELLCFLMGRLDDKPLTAILDKVYEYKHDQAVAHPRAGLNVTSMTSDTPVPFSLKKLWLELLEPEVKTWEDTARSQPALLEAGNADNVTPPQYKPHGAGATPPFINQIGVLGIRRPLDQLRSRLLDKKYDFLLHPGDWEPDLDGNVTKDLDALLEEWLGHDKPITILDLSGVPSLVLEQLIGAILRILYEALFWGRDRSEGGIARPLLVVMEEAHRYLSKDANGPSRSMVQRIVKEGRKFGVGAMIVSQRPTEVDETILSQCGTFVAMRQTNSADRSKVQASLPDNLAGIVDSLPVLRTGEAVITGEAARLPVRCRISLPPEGSRPNSEDPEVAKAWVADRRPESYERLAASWRAQNPRWAAIRVTRTTIHQEQVEAMEREPVTSSNVVSVGYDANKETLEIEFKNGVYQYYNVPQPIYDQMMMSESVGKFLNVYIKPMYPCAKV; encoded by the coding sequence ATGAAGATTCAACCAACACTTTTGGGCCACGTCGGCGCGGTGTCGGGAGCCAAGATCAGTGTGCGACAGTCACCAGCAGTCGCTTCTGGTATTTCGATCATCGGTGGAAAGAGCTACAAAATCGGACAGGTTGGAAGTTTTGTAAGGATTCCGCAAGGCTACAACGATCTCTACGGCCTTGTTTCCGAAGCTGGAGCCAACGCGACGCCCGATGCGCTATTGGGCTCGGCTAGCGGGGGGAGTGAGCGATGGATTACCGTGCAGTTGGTAGGCGAGATCATGGGTACCTCCTTCGAACGAGGGATAAGCCAATATCCCAACGTTAATGATGAAGTTCATCTCGTCACAGAAAGTGATCTTGAAGCGATTCATGGGGTCGAAGAACAAGGACAGGTCGTCGTAGGGCGTTTGGCGAGTGCGGACGGTATCCCCGTAAAACTCGATTTGGATAAGCTTGTCACCCGTCACAGTGCTGTCCTTGGTTCAACGGGTTCGGGAAAATCTACTACAGTTGCGAGCCTACTCAGATCCATAGTGTCCGGAGCAGACGGGAGTGACGCTGGGTTCCCGAGTTCGCGTATCCTTCTGCTTGATATTCATGGCGAGTATTCACATGCCTTGTCCGACGTCGCAAAAGTCTTCAGAATTAGTCCAGAAGCGAATCAAACGCAGCTGCACATTCCGTTCTGGGCGCTCGATCCAAACGAGTTGTTGTGTTTTTTGATGGGACGACTTGACGATAAGCCGCTCACGGCCATTCTGGATAAAGTCTACGAGTACAAACACGATCAGGCGGTGGCGCATCCGCGTGCAGGTCTGAACGTTACGTCGATGACATCCGATACTCCCGTGCCATTTAGCCTCAAAAAGCTTTGGCTAGAGTTGCTAGAGCCGGAAGTGAAAACTTGGGAAGACACTGCACGTTCACAACCAGCTCTATTGGAGGCGGGGAATGCAGACAACGTTACGCCGCCCCAATACAAGCCACACGGAGCAGGTGCTACTCCCCCGTTCATTAACCAGATTGGCGTTTTGGGTATTCGACGCCCGTTGGATCAGTTGAGATCAAGGTTACTCGACAAAAAGTATGACTTTTTGCTTCATCCCGGAGATTGGGAACCTGACCTAGATGGGAACGTCACGAAGGACCTCGATGCTCTTCTGGAGGAGTGGTTGGGTCATGACAAACCAATTACCATATTGGATTTATCCGGAGTTCCGAGTCTTGTCTTGGAGCAACTAATCGGCGCGATTCTTCGAATTCTTTACGAAGCCCTATTTTGGGGGAGGGATCGATCTGAGGGTGGCATCGCTCGTCCTCTGCTCGTTGTGATGGAGGAAGCACATCGCTATCTTTCAAAAGATGCGAATGGGCCGTCGCGATCAATGGTTCAGCGCATCGTTAAAGAAGGTCGGAAATTTGGCGTTGGGGCGATGATAGTCAGCCAACGACCGACTGAGGTCGACGAAACGATTCTCTCCCAATGCGGCACTTTTGTCGCCATGCGCCAGACGAATTCTGCCGACCGAAGTAAGGTGCAGGCTTCTTTGCCGGATAATTTGGCAGGCATTGTTGATAGTCTTCCAGTTCTACGAACAGGCGAGGCGGTCATTACAGGCGAGGCGGCACGACTCCCTGTTCGATGTCGCATCTCGCTTCCTCCCGAAGGATCAAGACCAAATAGCGAAGACCCGGAAGTTGCCAAGGCGTGGGTGGCTGATCGGCGTCCCGAGAGTTACGAACGTCTCGCCGCTTCATGGCGCGCCCAGAATCCGCGATGGGCAGCAATCAGAGTTACCAGAACAACAATACATCAGGAGCAAGTTGAAGCTATGGAAAGAGAGCCTGTCACATCGTCAAATGTCGTATCAGTTGGTTACGATGCCAATAAAGAGACACTGGAAATCGAATTTAAGAACGGTGTCTACCAATACTACAACGTCCCTCAGCCGATTTACGATCAGATGATGATGTCAGAGTCTGTCGGCAAGTTCCTAAACGTTTATATCAAGCCGATGTATCCGTGCGCTAAAGTATAA